In a genomic window of Paramicrobacterium chengjingii:
- a CDS encoding cytochrome ubiquinol oxidase subunit I: MEQLLDPLVLARWQFGLTTLYHFLFVPLTIGLATIVAIFQTVWVRTGKQHYLQLTHFYGKIFLINFAMGVVTGIVQEFQFGMNWSDYSRFVGDVFGAPLALEALLAFFLEATFIGLWIFGWDRLPRSLHLATIWVTAVATIASAYFIIAANAFMQNPLAYTINEEKGRAELTSLGELLANPIALAAFPHTIFACFMVSAGLVISVAAWHLARGQNLETMRPALKFGLWTMLIAGAGTALMGDQLSLAMVEAQPMKMAAAEALYTTASGADASFSIFTLGTPDGVHELFSIRVPYLLSLLSTHSLDGTVEGINDIQLAYQSLFGPGDYAPIIWVTYWSFRWMIGLGMVHILVAVVGLWLTRNGRTPTNRWVWKAAIWSFPASLLAMSVGWIFTEMGRQPWLVFGLLKTEDGVSPGVSGLTVLTSLVAFTLVYGTLAVVEFRLILKAVRVGPEPIETSENDTDEPVARATVY, encoded by the coding sequence GTGGAACAGCTGCTCGACCCGCTTGTTCTTGCACGCTGGCAATTCGGCCTGACGACGCTGTATCACTTTCTGTTCGTCCCTCTGACGATCGGCCTAGCGACAATTGTCGCCATCTTTCAGACAGTCTGGGTGCGCACAGGCAAACAGCACTATCTGCAGCTGACACACTTCTACGGCAAGATCTTTCTGATCAACTTCGCAATGGGTGTCGTTACGGGCATCGTTCAGGAGTTCCAGTTCGGAATGAACTGGTCGGACTACTCCCGTTTCGTCGGTGACGTGTTCGGTGCGCCGCTCGCCCTCGAGGCTCTGCTCGCATTCTTTCTGGAGGCCACGTTCATCGGGCTCTGGATCTTCGGCTGGGACAGGCTTCCACGAAGTCTCCATCTGGCGACCATCTGGGTTACCGCTGTCGCAACGATCGCGTCCGCATACTTCATCATCGCTGCGAATGCCTTTATGCAGAATCCCCTTGCCTACACAATCAATGAGGAAAAGGGGCGAGCCGAACTCACGAGCCTGGGAGAGCTGCTGGCCAATCCAATTGCTCTTGCAGCATTCCCTCACACGATCTTCGCGTGTTTCATGGTGTCGGCAGGCCTCGTCATCTCTGTGGCGGCGTGGCATCTGGCACGGGGCCAGAATCTCGAGACGATGCGTCCTGCACTCAAATTCGGCCTCTGGACAATGCTGATCGCCGGGGCCGGCACTGCACTCATGGGCGATCAGCTGAGTCTTGCAATGGTTGAGGCTCAGCCCATGAAGATGGCGGCAGCTGAAGCGCTGTACACGACAGCATCCGGTGCTGACGCATCGTTCTCGATATTCACCCTCGGCACCCCGGACGGCGTGCACGAACTCTTTTCTATTCGTGTGCCGTATCTACTTTCGCTCCTCTCCACACATTCTCTTGACGGAACGGTCGAGGGGATCAACGACATTCAGCTGGCCTACCAATCACTGTTTGGCCCAGGAGACTATGCGCCGATCATCTGGGTGACGTACTGGTCGTTCCGGTGGATGATCGGTCTCGGCATGGTGCACATTCTCGTTGCGGTCGTCGGATTGTGGCTGACGCGTAACGGGCGCACACCGACAAACCGTTGGGTGTGGAAAGCCGCGATCTGGTCGTTCCCCGCATCTTTGCTCGCCATGAGCGTCGGCTGGATCTTCACCGAGATGGGACGACAGCCGTGGCTTGTTTTCGGACTGCTCAAGACAGAGGACGGAGTCTCGCCTGGCGTCAGCGGCCTCACCGTGCTGACGTCGCTTGTGGCATTCACTCTCGTCTACGGCACGTTGGCTGTTGTTGAGTTCCGGCTGATTCTGAAGGCGGTTCGCGTCGGCCCCGAGCCGATCGAGACATCCGAGAACGACACAGACGAGCCCGTCGCGCGAGCGACCGTGTATTAG
- a CDS encoding BlaI/MecI/CopY family transcriptional regulator, producing MATLGDLERSVMDVLWASAEPLSAGDLRDRLVTSGTGAAQRQLAATTVLTVLSRLESKGFVSRNRAHRPHLYEAVTTRADHTAELMHEVLGSSPDREAALARFIGQVSPSEAETLRSLLDPKTVPAK from the coding sequence ATGGCAACTCTTGGTGATCTTGAACGCTCGGTCATGGATGTACTCTGGGCATCCGCTGAGCCGCTCAGTGCTGGTGATCTGAGGGATCGGCTGGTGACGTCCGGCACCGGTGCCGCACAGCGGCAGTTAGCAGCGACGACCGTGTTGACTGTGCTGTCGCGGCTTGAGTCAAAGGGCTTCGTGTCCCGCAATCGTGCGCATCGCCCTCATCTCTATGAGGCAGTCACGACCCGGGCAGATCACACCGCGGAACTGATGCATGAGGTGCTCGGTTCGTCCCCCGACCGCGAAGCGGCTCTCGCTCGTTTCATCGGTCAGGTCTCTCCGTCCGAAGCTGAGACGCTCCGCTCGTTGCTCGACCCCAAGACAGTCCCGGCGAAGTAG
- a CDS encoding M56 family metallopeptidase: MVIASALLAALAFALAWPVPIMLARATWPSRAPAVALVVWQAIAIAGVLSTIGALVTIGLSGIAPTVSKGLATLASAAMSGSAPPELGALHIFALCCAVLFAGHLLLSVLTTVVRTERERRRQHDLVALLSAPTSSVPGARVMEYAAPVAYCLPGAFRTATVLTDGLVKALSADELNAVISHERAHLTQQHHLLLLAFRAWRKALPWFPIATRASDAVGLLVEMRADDTARAEFSADPLVSAIITVATGGGGSPDVGVADATPQSAAPRVTRLLAQQHPLPSFAVVGIFAASLALVLVPPVLLLSA; the protein is encoded by the coding sequence ATGGTAATAGCCTCTGCACTTCTTGCTGCGCTTGCATTCGCGCTCGCTTGGCCCGTCCCGATCATGCTCGCACGTGCGACATGGCCGTCGCGAGCTCCCGCTGTCGCCCTCGTGGTCTGGCAGGCGATCGCCATAGCCGGCGTGCTCTCAACAATCGGTGCGCTTGTCACAATCGGACTTTCTGGGATTGCGCCGACAGTCTCCAAGGGCCTCGCGACACTCGCTTCCGCAGCTATGAGCGGCTCAGCGCCACCTGAGTTGGGAGCCCTTCACATCTTTGCGCTCTGCTGCGCAGTGCTCTTTGCCGGGCATTTACTCCTGAGCGTGCTGACGACAGTTGTTCGCACGGAACGCGAGCGCAGACGGCAGCATGATCTCGTCGCCCTTCTGAGCGCGCCCACGAGTTCTGTTCCCGGAGCACGTGTGATGGAATACGCGGCTCCCGTCGCCTATTGCCTTCCCGGCGCATTTCGTACGGCAACGGTGCTGACAGATGGTCTGGTCAAAGCGCTCAGCGCCGACGAGCTGAACGCTGTCATTTCCCACGAGCGTGCGCACCTGACGCAACAACACCACCTACTTCTTCTGGCCTTCAGAGCATGGCGGAAGGCACTCCCCTGGTTTCCGATCGCCACGCGTGCAAGTGACGCCGTCGGCCTCCTCGTAGAGATGCGCGCAGACGATACCGCTCGAGCGGAGTTCTCGGCGGATCCTCTCGTGTCTGCGATCATCACCGTCGCAACGGGAGGAGGCGGATCTCCGGATGTCGGCGTGGCCGATGCAACACCGCAGTCGGCAGCTCCGCGCGTGACACGACTGCTGGCACAGCAGCATCCTCTTCCGTCATTCGCCGTTGTCGGCATCTTTGCTGCCTCTCTTGCGCTCGTTCTCGTGCCTCCCGTACTGCTGCTTTCAGCGTGA
- a CDS encoding DedA family protein: protein MNEILDSILDAVQSVDPVLRTLIAGVGILLETSILIGLIVPGDSIVIVAGTGVDTPLEFIAMYCAVVVGAIAGESIGFALGRYFGDRIRRSRLGRRIGEHNWQRAERYLERRGGIAVFLSRFLPVLHSLIPVTVGMSPMTYRRFLAWTIPACLIWTGAYVSVGSAAAETYRELSERLHFAGYVFVAIIAVFLLVVWAVKKILHRIERRHMTRSQTPEPSPDRSQDNNVTGLTDAPHRDESA from the coding sequence GTGAATGAGATTCTCGACAGCATTCTTGATGCTGTTCAGAGCGTGGATCCCGTTCTGCGCACTCTCATTGCCGGGGTGGGCATCTTGCTCGAAACGAGCATTCTCATCGGGCTCATCGTTCCGGGTGACTCGATCGTCATTGTTGCGGGCACCGGTGTAGACACTCCCCTCGAATTTATCGCGATGTACTGCGCTGTCGTCGTCGGTGCCATCGCGGGCGAAAGCATCGGCTTTGCTCTCGGGCGATATTTTGGCGACCGTATTCGTCGCTCCCGACTCGGTCGGAGGATCGGTGAGCACAATTGGCAGCGAGCAGAACGCTATCTCGAGCGTCGTGGCGGCATCGCAGTCTTTCTTTCCCGGTTCCTCCCGGTTCTGCATTCACTGATTCCAGTAACCGTGGGTATGAGTCCGATGACGTATCGCCGCTTCCTCGCGTGGACGATCCCGGCCTGCCTCATCTGGACGGGTGCGTATGTTTCTGTGGGATCAGCTGCTGCCGAGACCTATCGAGAACTCTCTGAACGCCTGCACTTCGCCGGCTATGTATTCGTCGCCATCATCGCTGTTTTCTTGCTTGTCGTGTGGGCTGTCAAGAAGATTCTGCATCGCATCGAGCGGCGACATATGACGCGATCCCAAACTCCTGAGCCAAGCCCGGATCGCAGCCAGGACAACAACGTGACAGGATTGACTGATGCCCCGCACAGAGATGAGTCCGCCTGA
- a CDS encoding App1 family protein, with product MPRTEMSPPEPRRIHRAARLDDAFLAWRARRAVRRGLKPTAVTYTGYGSTSWVRVLGRVLYTHPNREDEATSRTRGWRSFTSIPVVSSTATVEIAGRQYEVVADRGGVIDAVISAELPPGWQTIRMSAQGSDPVTSDVYIVDPATRIGVISDIDDTVMVTALPRPFVAAWNTFVLDEHARTPVPGMAVLLDRLSRIQGGSPVIYLSTGAWNVAPTLRRFLSRHLYPPGALLLTDWGPTHDRIFRSGRAHKQENLRRLAAEFPNVKWILVGDDGQHDEELYSDFASELPENVSAVAIRQLSPGEAVLAGGRSNHEQHDAGHTWVYAPDGAGLLSELDKVISD from the coding sequence ATGCCCCGCACAGAGATGAGTCCGCCTGAGCCTCGGCGCATTCATCGTGCAGCCCGGCTTGACGATGCATTCTTGGCATGGCGTGCCAGACGAGCCGTTCGGCGCGGTCTGAAACCCACAGCCGTCACGTACACCGGATACGGCTCGACGAGTTGGGTTCGCGTGCTCGGACGTGTGCTCTATACGCATCCCAATCGTGAAGACGAGGCAACGAGTCGCACCCGCGGCTGGCGTAGTTTCACCAGCATCCCCGTTGTGTCCAGCACCGCCACCGTCGAGATCGCTGGACGACAGTACGAGGTTGTCGCCGATCGGGGTGGGGTGATCGACGCGGTAATCTCTGCCGAACTCCCACCGGGGTGGCAGACCATCCGAATGTCGGCTCAGGGTTCTGACCCGGTCACGAGCGATGTGTATATCGTCGACCCGGCAACGCGCATCGGCGTGATCTCAGATATCGATGACACCGTGATGGTGACTGCGCTGCCGCGACCGTTCGTCGCTGCGTGGAACACGTTTGTTCTCGACGAGCACGCTCGCACTCCTGTTCCAGGCATGGCCGTGCTTCTCGACCGGCTCTCGCGCATCCAAGGGGGGAGCCCTGTCATTTACCTGTCGACGGGTGCGTGGAACGTCGCACCGACGCTCCGCAGATTCCTCTCGCGGCATTTGTACCCGCCCGGCGCACTTCTTCTCACCGATTGGGGTCCGACTCACGACCGCATTTTTCGAAGCGGTCGGGCTCACAAACAGGAGAACCTTCGCCGTCTCGCCGCGGAATTTCCGAATGTCAAATGGATACTTGTCGGCGATGACGGTCAGCATGACGAAGAACTGTACTCGGACTTTGCCTCGGAGCTTCCCGAGAATGTCTCGGCAGTCGCGATCCGTCAACTCTCTCCCGGGGAGGCTGTGCTCGCCGGCGGTCGCTCGAATCATGAACAGCACGATGCCGGGCACACGTGGGTGTACGCGCCCGACGGAGCCGGCCTCCTGAGCGAGCTCGACAAGGTCATCAGCGACTGA
- a CDS encoding winged helix DNA-binding domain-containing protein, giving the protein MTVQLTAAQVRRARWQSLGLGGEGILTVQGVVERLGALQGQDLPGVLISLALRASRTTVHDTHRHFDEGALVRGWPMRGTLHVLKAEDLLPMTQITQKRVLSGMAGQARTLGITDSAIGRVIDVVADALRESGPLSRAELREIVARSYGGNPAREIISHLIYQLCTRGLICHGPFRGDQQLIVHTESWLGAHVAATPELDLDHFLVRMLKRYVAGHGPVSESDAVRWFGLPLSIIREARLTLADQLVTVLTPGGAQWMTASRETERILSATSQRPRVRMLPGFDEFMTGYADRGFAVPAHAIDEIVPGKNGMFRPTVCSGASVVGTWSKATPHYTVHVQPFARLSAHTERGIHTAARELARVTGKQVSVHLPISLKL; this is encoded by the coding sequence ATGACCGTACAGCTCACCGCAGCACAGGTTCGTCGTGCTCGATGGCAATCGCTAGGCCTCGGCGGCGAGGGCATCCTTACGGTGCAGGGCGTCGTCGAACGCCTCGGCGCTCTGCAGGGTCAGGACCTGCCTGGCGTCTTGATCTCGCTTGCCCTTCGGGCGAGCCGCACCACGGTTCACGACACCCATCGGCACTTCGACGAGGGCGCTCTTGTGCGTGGGTGGCCCATGCGAGGCACCCTTCACGTGCTGAAGGCAGAAGATCTTCTGCCGATGACACAGATTACCCAGAAGCGTGTGCTGAGCGGAATGGCAGGGCAGGCACGCACCCTTGGCATCACTGATTCCGCAATCGGTCGCGTCATCGATGTCGTGGCCGACGCCCTCCGTGAGTCCGGCCCCCTGAGCCGCGCTGAGCTTCGCGAGATCGTCGCGCGATCCTACGGAGGCAACCCTGCACGCGAAATCATCTCGCACCTCATCTATCAGCTGTGCACTCGCGGGCTGATCTGCCACGGGCCCTTTCGTGGTGATCAGCAGCTCATCGTGCACACAGAATCATGGTTGGGCGCACACGTCGCGGCAACCCCAGAGCTCGACCTCGATCACTTTCTGGTTCGCATGCTGAAGCGCTATGTCGCCGGCCACGGGCCAGTCTCCGAATCAGATGCTGTCCGCTGGTTCGGTTTGCCGCTTTCGATCATCAGAGAAGCTCGTCTGACTCTCGCAGACCAACTTGTCACCGTGCTCACACCAGGAGGCGCCCAGTGGATGACGGCAAGCCGGGAAACTGAGCGCATCCTCAGTGCAACGAGTCAACGACCACGCGTTCGGATGCTTCCTGGATTCGACGAGTTCATGACGGGCTACGCTGACCGTGGTTTCGCCGTACCGGCCCATGCGATCGACGAGATTGTGCCCGGGAAAAACGGAATGTTTCGGCCGACTGTGTGCTCTGGTGCATCCGTCGTCGGAACATGGTCAAAGGCCACGCCGCACTACACAGTTCACGTGCAGCCCTTTGCGCGCCTTTCCGCGCACACCGAACGGGGCATACACACGGCTGCACGGGAGCTCGCTCGAGTCACAGGCAAACAGGTTTCGGTGCACCTGCCCATTAGTCTGAAGCTATGA
- a CDS encoding FUSC family protein has protein sequence MKFTRRIQAAKRTPLLQVVKTSVAAVLAWVVAVLILPVELPIFAAIASLLVVQPSVNQSFGKAIERSVGVISGVVIATLLSLAFGPYTWVVMLAIIVAVLLSWALRMTTGTSNQVAISAMLVLALGASSPEYAMDRIVETLIGAAIGFIVNIVIVPPVLIAPVRENVILLGNELAATLARLATALSEPQSTADRERLMIEARLLRPMKDAAVEAIEEGEDSLSLNPRRSAHRDELKELHDVTDKFGPVVTRVIGMTRAFRDHYDETLYDEPTLTAIADQLTRAAHDLRLIMRPSIPDPEPMTSEFPALTAPLQVKPPQSTHWVLIGSLMEDLRRIREELLIQSEDDLDD, from the coding sequence ATGAAATTCACCCGGCGCATCCAGGCCGCGAAACGCACTCCGCTTCTTCAGGTTGTGAAGACATCGGTTGCTGCGGTTCTCGCCTGGGTTGTCGCCGTCCTCATTCTTCCTGTTGAGCTCCCGATCTTCGCCGCCATCGCTTCACTTTTGGTGGTGCAGCCCAGTGTCAATCAGTCGTTCGGCAAGGCGATTGAACGAAGTGTCGGGGTTATTTCCGGTGTCGTGATTGCCACATTGCTGAGTCTTGCGTTCGGGCCGTACACGTGGGTGGTCATGCTCGCGATCATCGTCGCCGTGCTTCTTTCTTGGGCGCTGCGCATGACGACGGGAACGTCGAATCAGGTGGCCATCAGCGCCATGCTGGTGCTCGCCCTCGGTGCATCGTCACCCGAGTACGCGATGGATCGCATCGTCGAGACGCTCATCGGCGCAGCCATCGGGTTCATCGTGAACATTGTCATTGTGCCACCGGTTCTGATCGCGCCCGTACGTGAGAACGTCATACTGCTGGGCAACGAACTGGCGGCAACCCTTGCTCGTCTCGCCACAGCGTTGAGCGAACCGCAGTCGACTGCCGATCGCGAACGACTCATGATTGAGGCCCGCTTGCTTCGTCCGATGAAGGATGCAGCAGTGGAGGCGATCGAAGAAGGCGAGGACTCTCTGTCGCTGAATCCTCGCCGGTCGGCACACAGAGATGAACTCAAGGAGCTCCACGACGTTACCGACAAGTTCGGGCCCGTCGTCACTCGCGTGATCGGAATGACGCGAGCTTTCCGCGACCATTACGACGAGACCCTCTACGACGAGCCAACGCTGACGGCGATTGCCGACCAGTTGACACGTGCCGCCCACGATCTTCGCCTCATCATGCGCCCGTCCATCCCCGATCCCGAGCCAATGACCAGTGAGTTCCCCGCTCTCACGGCACCGCTGCAGGTCAAGCCACCACAGTCCACACATTGGGTGCTGATCGGGTCGCTCATGGAAGATCTCCGGCGCATTCGCGAAGAGCTTCTCATTCAGTCAGAAGACGATCTCGACGATTAG
- a CDS encoding YchJ family protein gives MAGETSAPTAVQLMRSRFTAFALGNTEHLLRTWHSSTRPGTLTLDAGTFWTRLDIFGVTGGGPFDDEGTVHFMAQYRSANGRGRQEENSRFVRENGRWYYVDGEAPAS, from the coding sequence GTGGCTGGTGAAACCTCGGCGCCGACAGCCGTGCAGCTGATGCGGTCGCGTTTCACCGCGTTTGCACTCGGTAACACGGAACATCTTCTTCGCACCTGGCATTCATCAACGCGTCCGGGCACACTGACGCTTGACGCGGGAACGTTCTGGACGCGTCTCGATATTTTCGGTGTGACAGGCGGCGGCCCGTTCGACGACGAGGGGACCGTGCATTTCATGGCGCAGTATCGGTCGGCAAACGGGCGAGGTCGGCAGGAAGAAAACAGTCGGTTCGTTCGCGAGAACGGGCGCTGGTACTACGTCGATGGTGAGGCACCCGCGTCGTGA
- a CDS encoding anthranilate synthase component I family protein: MAGVRQLAATGHVDSGVLYDALVGESRYGFWLTTRSSGGTVCSIGIGDPDSVVDTELRAASRSETANHRFVGGWIGWRGYETESSAWLRVDRYVSVDHSSGDIWAHAPGDEITVWLQEVRQALRMHVPDAHRSMTPERRAARARHSPDEYESMIESALESIRAGDAYQLCLTTRFTVEGSFDPRVVHAEMRRAGAPYTALIRAGERALVASSPEQFLQLTASGNISTSPIKGTRPRGTDAETDSALAMELTTDAKERAENLMIVDLMRNDLSRVCERGSVEVTRLFDLESHAHVHQLVSQVTGRIARGRSAADVVDSTFPAGSMTGAPKERAMELLSALEGAPRGAYSGCFGWIGDDGAVELAMTIRSVVIEAFRAYVGAGGGLTIDSRPDFEIEEVVVKASAPLAALGADVPDAWSRRKRR, translated from the coding sequence ATGGCAGGGGTGCGGCAGCTTGCAGCGACAGGGCACGTCGATTCCGGCGTTCTGTACGATGCTCTGGTCGGCGAGAGCCGGTACGGCTTCTGGTTGACGACTAGGAGCTCCGGCGGCACAGTCTGCTCGATCGGCATCGGTGACCCTGACAGTGTCGTAGACACTGAGTTGCGTGCCGCCTCCCGGAGCGAAACCGCGAATCACCGCTTCGTCGGCGGATGGATCGGGTGGCGTGGATACGAGACTGAATCGTCGGCCTGGTTGCGCGTAGACCGTTACGTGAGCGTTGACCATTCGTCGGGTGACATCTGGGCGCATGCGCCAGGGGACGAGATCACCGTCTGGCTTCAGGAGGTTCGACAGGCTCTTCGTATGCATGTGCCAGACGCGCACCGGTCAATGACGCCGGAGAGAAGAGCGGCGCGGGCTCGGCACAGCCCGGATGAGTACGAGTCGATGATCGAATCTGCTCTCGAATCAATCAGAGCTGGCGATGCGTATCAACTGTGCCTGACGACACGATTCACCGTAGAGGGGTCGTTCGATCCGCGCGTCGTGCATGCCGAGATGCGCCGGGCGGGCGCTCCGTACACCGCGTTGATCAGGGCGGGAGAGCGAGCGCTTGTGGCATCGTCGCCCGAGCAGTTTCTGCAGCTGACAGCATCCGGAAATATTTCGACCAGCCCGATCAAAGGCACGCGTCCGCGTGGGACGGACGCCGAGACGGACTCCGCGCTCGCTATGGAGCTCACCACCGATGCGAAGGAGCGAGCAGAGAACCTGATGATCGTCGACCTGATGCGCAACGATCTGAGTCGCGTGTGTGAGCGCGGAAGCGTTGAGGTCACACGGCTCTTCGACCTGGAGTCCCACGCTCACGTGCATCAGCTTGTGAGTCAGGTGACGGGGCGCATCGCCCGTGGCAGATCTGCCGCGGACGTTGTCGATTCCACGTTCCCCGCGGGCTCGATGACGGGCGCACCGAAGGAACGAGCAATGGAACTTCTTTCCGCGCTTGAAGGTGCACCTCGCGGCGCATACTCAGGATGCTTCGGGTGGATCGGGGATGACGGGGCGGTGGAACTGGCAATGACAATTCGCAGTGTCGTCATCGAGGCATTCAGAGCCTACGTCGGTGCAGGAGGTGGCTTGACGATCGACTCTCGCCCAGACTTCGAGATCGAAGAGGTCGTGGTAAAGGCCAGCGCGCCTCTCGCCGCACTCGGTGCCGACGTTCCTGATGCGTGGAGCAGGAGGAAGAGGCGGTAG
- a CDS encoding L-aspartate oxidase — MSTSTRERQISTTVLIVGTGGSGLRAAIEVAERGVDVLAIGKRPRNDAHTSLAAGGINAALGTMDVEDSWQQHAADTITESYLLANPHTVEVVTRGAERGIRDLERWGMNFAREHDGSISQRFFGAHTFRRTAFAGDYTGLEIQRTLVRRAEQLDVPILDYVYITRILVRDNVVFGAYGFDQRDGTRYLIHADAVILAAGGHTRIWRRTSSRRDENTGDSFRLAVEAGARLRDAELVQFHPSGIIEPENAAGTLISEAARGEGGILRNAHGERFMSEYDPKRMELSTRDRVALAAYTEITDGRGTENGGVWLDVSHLPRETIMSRLPRVYQTMLELQMLDITTDPIEIAPTAHYSMGGVWVRPEDHSTGVDGLYAIGEASSGLHGANRLGGNSLIELLVYGRLVGQNAIEHSVGLNAQRRSASAISEARREIDDLLVADGRENVRALQRAIRNTMTERAGVVRSEEGLRSGLAELDLIDDRMNDVGIHPDIAGFQDLAHAFDLKASALAARATLESALERRESRGCHNRSDFPELDAALQVNLVWSPTGVTREEVPQASAEITALMRDVSSEGKLVE; from the coding sequence ATGAGCACAAGCACACGCGAACGACAGATTTCCACAACTGTTCTGATTGTCGGCACGGGCGGCTCCGGCCTTCGCGCCGCCATCGAGGTGGCAGAGCGAGGAGTCGATGTGCTGGCGATCGGCAAACGGCCGCGAAACGACGCACACACCTCTCTCGCAGCGGGTGGCATCAACGCCGCGCTAGGAACGATGGACGTCGAAGACAGCTGGCAGCAGCACGCAGCGGACACCATCACTGAGAGCTACCTTCTCGCGAACCCGCACACTGTCGAGGTCGTTACACGCGGTGCTGAGCGCGGTATCCGTGACCTTGAGCGGTGGGGGATGAACTTCGCTCGCGAGCACGACGGGAGCATTTCGCAACGGTTCTTCGGTGCGCATACCTTTCGGCGCACGGCGTTCGCCGGCGATTACACGGGACTCGAGATTCAGCGCACGTTGGTTCGGCGCGCTGAACAGTTGGATGTGCCGATCCTGGACTACGTCTATATCACCCGCATCCTCGTTCGTGACAACGTCGTCTTCGGGGCGTATGGATTCGATCAGAGAGACGGTACGCGGTACCTGATTCACGCGGATGCTGTCATTCTCGCAGCCGGTGGCCACACGCGCATCTGGCGTCGAACGTCGTCACGTCGCGACGAGAACACCGGGGACTCATTTCGACTCGCGGTCGAAGCCGGCGCACGCCTGCGCGACGCAGAGCTCGTGCAGTTCCATCCCTCAGGCATCATCGAGCCCGAAAACGCGGCCGGAACACTCATCTCTGAAGCGGCACGCGGCGAGGGCGGCATCCTGCGAAATGCGCACGGCGAGCGATTCATGTCGGAATACGACCCTAAGCGGATGGAGCTCTCCACCCGCGACCGCGTGGCGTTGGCTGCCTACACCGAGATCACGGACGGCAGGGGGACCGAAAACGGGGGAGTGTGGCTGGATGTCTCGCATCTCCCGCGAGAGACGATTATGAGCCGACTGCCGAGGGTGTACCAAACTATGTTGGAGCTGCAGATGCTCGACATCACAACAGATCCGATCGAGATTGCTCCGACAGCGCACTATTCCATGGGCGGCGTCTGGGTTCGACCCGAGGATCACAGCACCGGTGTCGATGGGCTATACGCGATCGGCGAAGCTTCCAGCGGGTTGCACGGGGCAAACCGGCTCGGTGGCAACTCACTGATTGAACTGCTCGTGTACGGGCGTCTCGTCGGCCAGAACGCCATTGAGCATTCCGTCGGCCTGAATGCTCAGCGTCGCTCGGCGTCGGCCATCTCTGAGGCGCGTAGAGAGATCGATGATCTGCTTGTCGCCGACGGGCGGGAAAACGTCCGTGCCCTGCAACGAGCGATTCGCAACACCATGACAGAGCGCGCTGGGGTCGTCCGATCCGAGGAGGGCCTTCGTTCCGGTCTCGCTGAGCTCGACCTGATCGATGACCGGATGAACGACGTGGGGATCCACCCCGACATCGCTGGGTTCCAAGACCTCGCTCACGCATTCGATCTGAAAGCCTCGGCACTCGCCGCGCGCGCCACCCTGGAGTCAGCGCTGGAGCGTCGCGAGAGCCGCGGATGCCACAATCGCAGTGATTTCCCGGAACTCGACGCGGCATTGCAGGTCAACCTCGTCTGGTCACCGACAGGCGTGACGCGAGAGGAGGTTCCTCAGGCATCGGCCGAGATCACAGCTCTGATGCGTGACGTCTCGTCTGAGGGCAAACTCGTGGAATGA